A region of Tigriopus californicus strain San Diego chromosome 7, Tcal_SD_v2.1, whole genome shotgun sequence DNA encodes the following proteins:
- the LOC131883148 gene encoding potassium voltage-gated channel protein Shaw-like encodes MDVENRCILNCGGVRHETYKATLKKIPATRLSRLTENLGNYDPVLNEYFFDRHPGVFAQILNYYRTGKLHYPTDVCGPLFEEELEYWGLDSNQVEPCCWMTYTQHRDTQETLTVLDRLDLDSEKPTQEETAKKFGFEDDYFSGNLSWWQKTKPKIWSMFDEPYSSSAAKVVGVISVFFIVVSIVSFCLKTHPDMRVPLIRNVTVMTTNNTWAWTLDKYQTNPHEAFFYVECICNAWFTVEIIMRFISCPNRWIFLRSSVNIIDYVATLSFYIDYLLQILASHLENADVLEFFSIIRILRLFKLTRHSSGLKILIQTFRASAKELMLLVFFLVLGIVIFASLVYYAERIQANPHNDFNSIPLGLWWALVTMTTVGYGDMAPKTYLGMFVGTLCALGGVLTVALPVPVIVSNFAMYYSHTQARAKLPKKRRRVVNVDLPQSGGANRGRGGGPKGGKLAGKMGMGLAGIPLNPNGFGINSMMGGLPGTAGVGPRPNMGIMAMMATAVSQPAAIAGIPSIMTSTARSSSSLSNGHASNGVKSPADNVASENRKTSLGSRGPSPSLSGLYGRRPSPVLPTPQILEPWDLTSRDREVRDGVSFDASCTTTSSNGGGPRLNRLGSVSPNWTKDNRSNSLCQNPSHPPPFSPSSLMPEGSPSGSIRSTRSSSLTVAPLLKISEVSVQSVQTPTTNTISTSSNPFPPLSSTFSFDVLPPAYSKPNEDLSDRASLGVTSYDFGERTYL; translated from the exons ATGGATGTGGAGAACCGCTGCATTCTGAATTGTGGCGGCGTCCGCCATGAGACCTACAAGGCCACACTGAAGAAGATCCCGGCCACTCGGTTGTCGAGGCTCACCGAGAACCTCGGCAACTATGACCCCGTGCTCAATGAATACTTTTTCGACCGCCATCCGGGGGTGTTTGCCCAGATCTTGAATTATTATCGGACAGGGAAATTGCATTACCCCACGGACGTATGCGGTCCACTCTTCGAAGAGGAATTGGAATACTGGGGACTCGACTCGAACCAAGTCGAGCCTTGCTGTTGGATGACTTATACTCAG CATCGTGATACCCAAGAGACCTTAACGGTACTCGACCGATTGGATCTGGATTCGGAGAAGCCCACACAGGAAGAGACAGCCAAGAAGTTCGGCTTCGAAGACGACTACTTCTCAGGCAATCTCAGTTGGTGGCAAAAGaccaaacccaaaatatgGTCCATGTTTGATGAGCCCTATTCCTCCTCAGCTGCTAAG GTTGTGGGCGTGATATCCGTGTTTTTCATCGTGGTCTCCATtgtgtctttttgtttgaagacCCATCCTGATATGCGGGTCCCTTTGATTCGAAATGTAACCGTGATGACCACCAACAACACGTGGGCGTGGACTCTGGACAAATACCAGACCAACCCGCATGAAGCGTTCTTTTATGTGGAATGTATCTGCAACGCATGGTTCACGGTGGAGATTATCATGCGATTCATCTCGTGTCCAAATCGATGGATTTTCCTCAGATCCAG TGTGAACATCATCGACTACGTGGCCACGTTAAGCTTCTACATCGATTACCTGCTACAAATCCTGGCTTCCCATCTGGAGAATGCAGATGTGCTCGAGTTCTTTTCGATCATCCGCATCCTTCGTTTATTCAAACTCACACGACATTCGTCGGGACTGAAAATTCTTATTCAGACTTTTCGAGCCTCGGCCAAAGAATTGATGCTCCTGGTATTCTTCCTCGTTTTAGGCATTGTTATCTTTGCCTCTTTGGTTTATTACGCCGAGCGGATCCAG GCCAACCCGCACAACGACTTCAATTCCATTCCTTTGGGCCTCTGGTGGGCCCTGGTAACTATGACCACAGTGGGTTACGGGGACATGGCTCCCAAGACCTACTTGGGTATGTTTGTGGGTACTCTATGTGCCTTGGGTGGAGTGTTGACCGTGGCCTTGCCCGTGCCGGTCATTGTGTCCAACTTCGCCATGTATTATTCTCACACTCAAGCCCGAGCCAAGCTCCCCAAGAAACGTCGACGCGTGGTCAACGTGGACTTGCCTCAATCAGGCGGGGCCAATCGAGGGCGCGGGGGCGGACCCAAAGGGGGCAAATTGGCCGGGAAAATGG GCATGGGTTTGGCCGGCATTCCCCTGAATCCCAATGGCTTTGGCATCAACTCCATGATGGGAGGTTTACCCGGGACAGCGGGCGTTGGGCCACGGCCCAACATGGGCATTATGGCTATGATGGCCACGGCTGTGTCTCAACCTGCGGCTATCGCAGGCATCCCATCCATTATGACCTCCACGGCCCGGTCCAGCTCTTCCCTCAGCAATGGTCATGCTTCCAACGGAGTGAAATCTCCGGCGGACAATGTCGCCTCCGAAAACCGGAAGACGTCGTTGGGATCGCGTGGCCCGTCACCAAGCTTAAGCGGGCTCTACGGTCGGCGGCCTTCGCCCGTTCTTCCCACtcctcaaatattggaaccttGGGATCTGACCTCCCGTGACCGCGAGGTTCGTGATGGTGTCAGTTTTGATGCTAGCTGCACTACTACCAGTAGTAATGGGGGTGGACCTCGTCTCAACCGATTAGGGTCTGTGAGCCCTAACTGGACCAAAGACAACCGTTCCAATTCTCTGTGCCAAAACCCCAGCCATCCACCTCCCTTTTCACCCTCGTCCTTGATGCCCGAGGGCTCACCTTCGGGCTCCATCCGCTCAACTCGATCTTCTTCCTTGACTGTTGCTCCTCTCCTCAAAATCTCCGAAGTATCCGTTCAATCCGTTCAGACACCCACCACCAACACGATCTCGACGTCTTCAAATCCGTTTCCACCCCTTTCTTCCACCTTCAGCTTTGATGTGCTTCCACCCGCTTATTCCAAACCCAATGAAGATCTTAGTGACAGGGCGTCTCTGGGTGTGACCAGTTATGATTTCGGTGAGCGTACCTATCTGTGA